Part of the Devosia sp. SL43 genome, CGCTGATGAGCCTGCGCATTCTCATCACCAATGACGATGGTGTGGATGCGCCGGGCATCGCCATCATGGCCGACATCGCGCACGCGTTGAGCGACGATGTCTGGATCGTGGCGCCCGATGGCAACCAGTCTGGGGCAGGGCACCGCTTTACCTTGGGCCGCGAGCTCGAGATCGATCAGCGCGGTCGCCAGGTGTTTTCCGTAGTCGGCGGCTCGCCCGCCGACTGCGTCGTTGCCGGCATGACGCACTTGCTCGGCAATCGCCCGGCCGACGTGGTTCTATCAGGTATCAATGCCGGTCAGAACCTCGGCGACATCATCAATTGCTCCGGCACGGCGGCCGGCGCGCGCGAAGGCGCTTTGCAGGGTGCCATCGGCATCGCCATGAGCCAGGGCATCAACTACGAGCATGGCCGCGACGTGAACTGGTCCAATTCCCGCCATCACGGCGTGGCCGTTGCGCGCGCCATCATCGCCGCTGCCACGACAAGCGACCACTATTACAACGTCAACTTCCCGTTCTGCGACCCGCTCGACACCAAGGGCATAGCGGTCGTGCCGCACCAGCGTTTTTCGCGCTCGCCCTTCCGGCACTACCCCAGCGACAACAAGGGCAAGTTTTTTGTGGCAATCCCAGAGACGCCGTTGCCGCTCGATCGGGCGTCCGATTTCGAGGTGATGCGGCGGGACGGCTACGTCACGGTAACC contains:
- the surE gene encoding 5'/3'-nucleotidase SurE, whose amino-acid sequence is MSLRILITNDDGVDAPGIAIMADIAHALSDDVWIVAPDGNQSGAGHRFTLGRELEIDQRGRQVFSVVGGSPADCVVAGMTHLLGNRPADVVLSGINAGQNLGDIINCSGTAAGAREGALQGAIGIAMSQGINYEHGRDVNWSNSRHHGVAVARAIIAAATTSDHYYNVNFPFCDPLDTKGIAVVPHQRFSRSPFRHYPSDNKGKFFVAIPETPLPLDRASDFEVMRRDGYVTVTPMMLQQTDFALVEQLSGTLSL